From the genome of Fundulus heteroclitus isolate FHET01 chromosome 7, MU-UCD_Fhet_4.1, whole genome shotgun sequence, one region includes:
- the armc8 gene encoding armadillo repeat-containing protein 8 isoform X2, which yields MTEMATLSIAALFLQSSNGGIFVVIVKPRTDGMLYVLLKDPTVIPHLMSLLSNSQRTQEYITQIFSHCCKTPEHQTVLFNHGAIQNIAPLLISASYKVRMQALKCFSVLAYENTQVSMTLVNVLVDGEQLTQVFVKMMQRDQPVEMQLTAAKCLTYMCRAGAIRTDDSCVVLKTLPCLVRMCSKEHLLEERVEGAETLAYLMEPDVELQRIASTTDHLVAMLADYFKYPSSVSAITDIKRLDHDLKHAHELRQAAFKLYASLGSNDEDIRKKITETENMMDRIVSGLSESSIKVRLAAVRCLHSLSRSVQQLRTSFHDHAVWKPLMKLLQNAPDEVLVMASSTLCNLLLEFSPSKEPILESGVIELLCSLTQSESPALRVNGIWALMNMAFQADQKVKVEIVRCLGTEQLFRLLSDPDANVLMKTLGLLRNLLSTRPHIDQIMSSHGTQIMQAVTLILEAEHSIEVKEQTLCILANIADGNTAKELIMTNDDMLQKVKYYMGHSNVKLQLAATFCVSNLIWNEEDGSQDRQDKLREMGFVDVLHKLTQSTDPNLSDRAKTALQQYLA from the exons ATGACTGAAATGGCTACTCTCTCCATTGCTGCTCTGTTTCTCCAGAGCAGTAATGGAggtatttttgttgttattgtgaAGCCACGCACAGATGGCAtgtt gtatgTTTTATTGAAGGATCCCACTGTGATTCCCCATCTGATGTCTCTACTAAGCAACTCCCAGAGAACTCAGGAGTACATCACGCAGATCTTTTCCCACTGTTGTAAG ACCCCAGAGCACCAGACGGTTCTTTTCAACCATGGCGCCATCCAGAACATCGCCCCTCTGCTTATCTCAGCCTCTTATAAG GTCCGGATGCAAGCGTTAAAGTGTTTCTCGGTCCTGGCCTATGAGAACACTCAGGTCTCCATGACACTGGTGAATG TGCTGGTGGATGGTGAGCAGCTCACTCAGGTATTTGTTAAAATGATGCAAAGGGATCAACCCGTTGAAATGCAGCTAACAGCAGCCAAATG TCTGACCTACATGTGTCGAGCGGGCGCCATCAGGACAGACGACAGCTGCGTAGTACTAAAG ACGTTGCCCTGCCTGGTGCGCATGTGCAGTAAAGAGCATCTGCTCGAGGAGAGGGTGGAGGGCGCAGAGACCCTGGCTTACCTGATGGAGCCTGACGTGGAGCTGCAGAGGATCGCGAGCACCACCGACCACCTGGTGGCCATGCTGGCGGACTACTTCAAGTACCCCAGCTCCGTGTCGGCCATCACTGACATCAAGAGG CTGGACCATGACCTTAAACATGCACATGAGCTGAGACAAGCTGCTTTCAAGCTCTACGCCTCCCTGGGCTCAAATGACGAGGACATCCGCAAAAAG ATCACAGAGACAGAAAATATGATGGACCGAATAGTTAGCGGCCTATCAGAATCCAGCATTAAAGTGCGGTTGGCAGCAGTGAG ATGTCTTCATAGTCTTTCGCGGTCAGTGCAGCAGCTGAGGACCAGCTTTCATGACCATGCTGTGTGGAAACCCCTCATGAAG CTGCTGCAGAACGCCCCAGATGAAGTCCTGGTCATGGCTTCCTCAACACTATGCAACCTGCTGCTGGAGTTCTCGCCAAGTAAAGAG CCCATCCTGGAGTCTGGGGTGATTGAGTTACTGTGCAGTCTGACTCAGAGTGAAAGTCCTGCTCTGAGGGTAAATGGCATCTGGGCCCTGATG AACATGGCCTTTCAGGCCGATCAGAAGGTGAAGGTGGAGATTGTCCGGTGTTTGGGCACAGAGCAGCTCTTCCGTCTCCTATCCGACCCCGACGCCAACGTGCTGATGAAGACCCTCGGTTTGCTGCGCAATCTGCTCTCAACGCGCCCG CACATTGACCAGATCATGAGCTCTCATGGGACTCAGATCATGCAGGCGGTGACCCTGATCCTGGAAGCTGAGCACAGCATAGAGGTCAAAGAGCAG ACGCTGTGCATCCTCGCCAACATCGCAGACGGGAACACAGCCAAGGAACTCATCATGACAAATGATGACATGCTCCAGAAAGTTAAATACTACATG GGACACTCCAACGTGAAGCTGCAACTCGCCGCCACCTTCTGTGTCTCAAACCTGATCTGGAATGAGGAGGACG GTTCTCAGGATCGCCAAGACAAGCTGAGGGAGATGGGTTTTGTGGATGTTCTGCACAAACTGACGCAGTCAACCGATCCCAACCTCAGCGACAG GGCGAAGACAGCGTTGCAACAGTACCTAGCATGA
- the armc8 gene encoding armadillo repeat-containing protein 8 isoform X1 has protein sequence MACLLEAPLRISVLSEVTATSRHYVDRLFDPDPQKVLQGVIDMKNAVIGNNKQKANLIVLGAVPRLLYLLQQSSSSQQLRTECAVVLGSLAMGTENNIKSLVDCHIIPTLLQGLLCPDLIFTEACLRCLRTVFISPVTPVQLLYTDPTVIPHLMSLLSNSQRTQEYITQIFSHCCKTPEHQTVLFNHGAIQNIAPLLISASYKVRMQALKCFSVLAYENTQVSMTLVNVLVDGEQLTQVFVKMMQRDQPVEMQLTAAKCLTYMCRAGAIRTDDSCVVLKTLPCLVRMCSKEHLLEERVEGAETLAYLMEPDVELQRIASTTDHLVAMLADYFKYPSSVSAITDIKRLDHDLKHAHELRQAAFKLYASLGSNDEDIRKKITETENMMDRIVSGLSESSIKVRLAAVRCLHSLSRSVQQLRTSFHDHAVWKPLMKLLQNAPDEVLVMASSTLCNLLLEFSPSKEPILESGVIELLCSLTQSESPALRVNGIWALMNMAFQADQKVKVEIVRCLGTEQLFRLLSDPDANVLMKTLGLLRNLLSTRPHIDQIMSSHGTQIMQAVTLILEAEHSIEVKEQTLCILANIADGNTAKELIMTNDDMLQKVKYYMGHSNVKLQLAATFCVSNLIWNEEDGSQDRQDKLREMGFVDVLHKLTQSTDPNLSDRAKTALQQYLA, from the exons GCTACTTTACCTGCTTCAGCAAAGCTCATCGAGCCAGCAGCTGAGGACAGAGTGTGCTGTGGTGCTGGGCAGTCTAGCCATGGGCACTGAGAACAACATCAAGTCCTTGGTGGACTGTCACATCATCCCCACTCTGCTTCAAG GTCTCTTGTGTCCAGATCTGATCTTCACTGAAGCCTGTCTTCGATGTCTACGGACTGTCTTCATTAGTCCAGTTACCCCTGTGCAGCTGCTGTATACA GATCCCACTGTGATTCCCCATCTGATGTCTCTACTAAGCAACTCCCAGAGAACTCAGGAGTACATCACGCAGATCTTTTCCCACTGTTGTAAG ACCCCAGAGCACCAGACGGTTCTTTTCAACCATGGCGCCATCCAGAACATCGCCCCTCTGCTTATCTCAGCCTCTTATAAG GTCCGGATGCAAGCGTTAAAGTGTTTCTCGGTCCTGGCCTATGAGAACACTCAGGTCTCCATGACACTGGTGAATG TGCTGGTGGATGGTGAGCAGCTCACTCAGGTATTTGTTAAAATGATGCAAAGGGATCAACCCGTTGAAATGCAGCTAACAGCAGCCAAATG TCTGACCTACATGTGTCGAGCGGGCGCCATCAGGACAGACGACAGCTGCGTAGTACTAAAG ACGTTGCCCTGCCTGGTGCGCATGTGCAGTAAAGAGCATCTGCTCGAGGAGAGGGTGGAGGGCGCAGAGACCCTGGCTTACCTGATGGAGCCTGACGTGGAGCTGCAGAGGATCGCGAGCACCACCGACCACCTGGTGGCCATGCTGGCGGACTACTTCAAGTACCCCAGCTCCGTGTCGGCCATCACTGACATCAAGAGG CTGGACCATGACCTTAAACATGCACATGAGCTGAGACAAGCTGCTTTCAAGCTCTACGCCTCCCTGGGCTCAAATGACGAGGACATCCGCAAAAAG ATCACAGAGACAGAAAATATGATGGACCGAATAGTTAGCGGCCTATCAGAATCCAGCATTAAAGTGCGGTTGGCAGCAGTGAG ATGTCTTCATAGTCTTTCGCGGTCAGTGCAGCAGCTGAGGACCAGCTTTCATGACCATGCTGTGTGGAAACCCCTCATGAAG CTGCTGCAGAACGCCCCAGATGAAGTCCTGGTCATGGCTTCCTCAACACTATGCAACCTGCTGCTGGAGTTCTCGCCAAGTAAAGAG CCCATCCTGGAGTCTGGGGTGATTGAGTTACTGTGCAGTCTGACTCAGAGTGAAAGTCCTGCTCTGAGGGTAAATGGCATCTGGGCCCTGATG AACATGGCCTTTCAGGCCGATCAGAAGGTGAAGGTGGAGATTGTCCGGTGTTTGGGCACAGAGCAGCTCTTCCGTCTCCTATCCGACCCCGACGCCAACGTGCTGATGAAGACCCTCGGTTTGCTGCGCAATCTGCTCTCAACGCGCCCG CACATTGACCAGATCATGAGCTCTCATGGGACTCAGATCATGCAGGCGGTGACCCTGATCCTGGAAGCTGAGCACAGCATAGAGGTCAAAGAGCAG ACGCTGTGCATCCTCGCCAACATCGCAGACGGGAACACAGCCAAGGAACTCATCATGACAAATGATGACATGCTCCAGAAAGTTAAATACTACATG GGACACTCCAACGTGAAGCTGCAACTCGCCGCCACCTTCTGTGTCTCAAACCTGATCTGGAATGAGGAGGACG GTTCTCAGGATCGCCAAGACAAGCTGAGGGAGATGGGTTTTGTGGATGTTCTGCACAAACTGACGCAGTCAACCGATCCCAACCTCAGCGACAG GGCGAAGACAGCGTTGCAACAGTACCTAGCATGA